The genomic stretch GGGCGGCACGATCCTGCGCATGGCCAAGGACATAGCCGAGAACAATCCTGGGTCGAGGGTCCTCGTGGTGTGCTCCGAGATCACCCTCGGCTCGTTCAACGGCCCTTCCGAGGCCGACCCGGAATTTCTTGTGAGCCAGGCGTTCATCGGGGATGGAGCGGCGGCCCTGATCATTGGCGCCGACCCGGACGCATCGATCGAGCGGCCCTTGTTCCAGGTAATATCGTCCTCCGAGACGGTCATCCCTGGGTCTGAGGGCGTGATTGAGGGCCCTCTACGGGAGATGGGCCTCACGATCAGCCTCTCACGGAGCATTGCGGCATTAGTGTCGGACAACATGGAGGAGCACCTGAAGGAAGCGCTTCGCCCTCTGGGGATCGCCAGCGATTGGAACTCATTGTTTTGGGTGGTTCATACCGGCGGGAGGGAGACCCTCGACAAGATCGAGACGAAGCTCAGGCTCAACCCCGACAAGCTCGGGGCGACGAGGCACGTGTTGAGCGAGTTCGGGAACATGGCGAGCTCGTCCGTCTTCTTCGTTCTTGATGAGGTGAGGAAGAGACTGACGGAGAAAGGCGAAGGAAGAGAGTGGGGAGTTCTCTTTGCGTACGGAGCTGGTCTTACATTGGACTCCGTTGTGCTTCGTAGCGTGATCACAGATCCCGCCCTTTAGTTCCATTACTCGTTCAAGTGGATCGATTCACCTAGTGCAAGTAAATAAATGTCGGTCTGgaataatttgattaaataagAGAATCGATCCTGGGTTTTATTTTCAAGGGTGGATCATTTTGGAGAAGAGTCGATATTGAATGTACCTGTTTTTATTTGGCAATATCCATTAAGCTAATTATATAGCAAgtccaaaaactattttttttttctcgttgcTCAACATAATGTGTCTTTTCCTTTCTCAACATAACGTCCGAACTTCAGAAAATTAGTTCCGTAtagttttttttcataaaatggcATGAAACATCAAGTATTTTGATTTCCATGAAGTGTCATCTTAGCAATGACCAAGCACAACTAGCCATGTGGATTGCCTCATAATCtaggaaaagtgttaaaaaaatcctaaatctattgcattattgccaattaagtcctaaatctttttttatgccaattcagtcctaaaccttttatattggtgccaattaagtcctaaaccttttattagtgccaattcaatcctaaaacttttgcattagtgctaatttagccctaaatcttttatatttatgccaattgagtcaattcgatcaattttgatcgaaaatcgttgacatggacatcgattgtcctacgtggcacggttggcgccgacgtggatattttttaaaatattttctacaataaccaaaaaatacttaaaatttatttaaaaaattagaataatatgaaaaaatgtccaagtcagtgccaaccatgccacgtaggacaatcaacatccacgttagcgatttttggataaaattagctggattaaagcaattggcataaatacaaaatatttatgactaaattggcacaaatgtaaaatgtttaggactgaattgacaccaataaaagatttaggacttaattgacatgaatgcaaaaggtttaggattgaattggcgtcaaaaaaaggtttaggacttaattggcactaatgcaataggtttaggacttttttttgacacttctcccctcATAATCTCTATCACcatcttattatttttctccaTCTCTGATCATCATAACAAAGTCGTCGGTGCCGTCGAAGACCTGCCtcgttgctctctctctctctgcacgcGTGGTCAATTGTTTTAGACAATGCTTCGAGAGGTTGCACGATCATGATTCAAGGCAACACGACCACAATTTAAGTCTCATAACCTCAAAGTGAAGTCCCACCATAGAAAATCCGAACGCAACATAAGGTTTGAGAACTACGATCGATAAACAAAAACTGATTTTAGGAGTGACTGCACAATGATGAAAGGTTTCAAAAGGAGAACATGTGGTATTATCAAAATTTGCATCGGTGATACCACAAGCATTCTTCCCGACACTTCCACAGAAGTTCTACACTTCCCATCTAGAGACAATGATTAataattttatctaaaaaaagacGAGCTGATcataatatttaataaatgtGCATGGTGCTTATGCCATAAGAGTATTCATTCTCGAGCCAATGAATATAGTGTATTAGAAACAAGGAAGAAATGTGATACTGTCTTTctttaaacaaaagaaaatcccaaaagaGATTATTTCTAGAGGCCTAAAAGCCCACGACGAAGAAGCCCATCTTCTCACTTGACCATAAATAAGGAAGGTCAACGCCAATGGGCGACACTGACAAGGCCCAATAGTCAAATCCCTTGATGTAAACTACTTGGTGACGTGACGCCCTGCGGTCAACGCATGGTCAACCCATTTTAGGACCTACAATTTTCCAAAGCAGATCAACAAGAGATGGCTTGGACATTTTAGGCGGAGGAGAATTGGGGAACCATCTGCGGGGTTTGGCCTAACCTAATCAAGACTGAAATCGCGCTCTGCAACtaaaataataggaaaaaaagcCTTCGAAAATTTCAAGCTATGCCCGCTTTGCAACtaaaataataggaaaaaaagcCTTCGAAAATTTCAAGCTATGCCCACTATAATAtgtttaccctaaacttttcttttgtgataccaaaaaaatcaaacttgtcCTTGCCCGACACATTTATCCTCTGTTAAAATTCCTTCAATAGATACCGTTAAAAATCTGCATCCACAGATAACGGAAggcaaacaatatttacatggCGCCCTCGTGGCTTAAGTCAAATAAAAAtgccaattttggttggaaatcatCTCACGAAACTTTGACGAAGGACAAATATGTAACATAAgtacaagtttatgatttttttatgctaTTAGAAAAGAGTTTAAGGCAAACGTGTCACAGTGGACGTAATTTTAAATTTCTGATGACACGAAAAATAGTTCGAGAGTAAATGCATCACAATAAACACAGTTTACGATTTTGGTTGCTTTTTTCCCCATTTGTTATCGTAAGACTCCATTTTCggtcaaccttttcttttttgtttttctgggtCTCGATACTGTTGGTGACACAATACATGACCTACGCagcagtcttttttttttttttttccgaattacGAGCATAGTgcaaaaattatcttttaatcAAGATTAAATTAGTCCGTACCACTAACTTTGAGGGAGAAAGGTACCTACTCCCAAAAAGGCAGTGACAATGGCCTCAACCGAACTACCCCCTGAACGTCCTCCAATCGTAATGGCTTCAGCTTAACACAAAGTCGTCATCTTTGCTCATCTTTCGCTCCACTAATTATTCTACCCCCAAAAACCCTAATCCGAGAACTAAAGTATTCACGAGGATATTACGTCTTTTTGTGTAATGAGGAGGATATACCCTTTTGAACCAGACAATGCGTAGCCATCCCAGGCACAGCCCCACTTTGTAACCTGTCGCTGTTTCTGTTGCATATTCTAGGGATTAAAAGAAGACAACGACGTACGCAAAAAGAAGAGATTACCCCGTAAAAGAGACAGGGTGACTTGAAATTAACGATCCACGTGGAGGGCATCTGGAGAGTTTTGCTGGGAGCCGctgatcaagaaaaaaaaatccattttatTTGATCTTAACACTGTTTATCGCAAGCTTATAAAATGATAATACTGACTCTgatattatattaaaaaatcaaactcaaaagcttaaacttataGATATAaggagatcacatgaatataaacaATATATAGAACTTATTGTTAAGCGAGGTAGGACAATAACTTTATCAAAAGAGATGTTCTAGGGTTTAGAGGGGCCTCGCGCACTGTCAACTTCTGCGAGATTTTTACTGTTCTTGTTTGCCGGAGCGAGCTGGTGGTTTGTTCTACGTAACGTGGGAAACAACAACCGAGTGAGTACAAGAATGTCTCTTGAGCTCCTCGGGCAGCCCACGTATCTTTCTCGAGCCGTTTGTACGAGCCGGTCGGCAATTAGGTTTTCCACTTGTCATTTGCAAAGAGGTTACAATCATAACTCGTAAGGTTAAGACTCTCCGATTTTTCTGGGGTTAGGGGTCTTCCTTTCACTGTGTCAAGACTACGAAATTAAGTCTATACTATGTAATTGTTCCCTAAGTACTCGCTTCTTGATTACAGGATTCTTGTGTGACTGCATAACGTAAGCCCTCGGCTGATCTGTTGAGGCGTGTAATGATCTCTCACTCATTGCCGAGCGACCTTTGCGTGGCTTAGTTACCCACGTCGCGTTGAGACGATGGCTAAGGTGTCTTAACGCGAAAGATCGACTTTCTTTGGTTAAGAGATTAAAACAGAAGAATATCAGCTTGGGGgaaggattcaattgacaataGTTAGGACAAGGGGAAGAGACAGCCTGATTCCGATAATTAACTACGTTAAGCAACATTCTAGTCATTGCTCTCCCCGATCTTCGCAAGCTCCATCGACCCTGGATCCAATCTAGTAAAGCTGCATTAACCAAGGATTCAATCTGATGGTTCTTCGACGAGATGATAGGCGAGCGAATGCTTTGTTTAATCCTCTGATCCCACTCGCTCCGCCAAGTGGGTGATTACGGAATAAAGTATGACTTGAGTCGTTCTCAGATGGggcagaaggagaagaagaaaacaaagagaaggaCAAAGAAATGCCATTCCCTGACCGTCGTCAGCACAGCGCGGGGCTCGCTGATTTGCCGGTTGTTTAATGAACAATGTCCTCGTCGTGAGTCATTCCACATTGGCCACAATCCCAACCGGTGATATTCTTTGGATATTATTCCTTCTTAATCAGAACTCTTAGCTCAAATTCCCAATAATACCCTCATTAAATAAAGCTGGTTAATTCCCccaaaagggaaggaaaataataataataataacactATAGTGTTATCTTTCAATGAGTAAATCGGAATCTTTCCTTTTGATATTGCAAAAGGGGGGGGGTCAAATTGAAATCAATCGATCTGAATGTTTACGCACAAAGAGATGGATTTTCATTGCTATTGTTTTATATCGATTGAAAGATAATCGTGGAAATTATTAAATTGGTAATGACCCTTTGATTATTCTCTTCTATGTACATCCTGCCCACCCTGTGTATCATGCCTTTCTTGGGATTTTTGGCTAAAGATGGAGTGCCTCCCGCGTCTATGAAACTTTGCATGATTAGGGTATGCCTAACTACTTAAGAACTTTGAAAACATCAACATTGGTGGTGCATAAAATTTTGCGATAGGTAAAACCAATCATCGTACGCGGAGTGTTAGAGTGCTTGCCGCAAACATAAGCTTTCATTTATGATCTTTCCCACCGTAATTGGGAAATTACGAAGGGAGGTTTTTTGTCCAAATCCGTTAACATTCTTAATTGAGCTCGATTTCAGTTTAAAAGCTTAAAAACATCGGGTACACATCAATTCCTCCAGTCAACTGCAATTGCAAACATCCAAAATGTGGGGCTCTGCCTTACATTCTCAACTTGTACGTGCACCTAAGAGTTATAGTACAAGCTCAAACTACTTGATTTGACTTGATACGATGGAATTTACGTGAGTACAAGCCTAGGTAAAAATAAATAGACCTTCTTTCTAAATTATGCTAATCATATAAAGCAGTCCAAGGCAAAAGTATATAGACCTTTCTAAATAATGCCAAATGATGTGTAAAGAATGTAGCGATTGTTTAAACTAGTACACAGTGGTTGAATCAAACTTAGACATCCAatcatgatttttcaatcaCTTAATACAGAAATGTAgaaaaagatatttgcatttctcAAGGATATAACGCGGTACCATATAggtaactcattttttttttcctgctctacaagaattaataaattaatctcTATTCTTTGCAAAAAGATGCTGTGGTATAGTAAATTCTCAACTAATATACAAATTTTATCTAAACGTTttcatagataattttttatccATATTGTTGATGAAAAATGTAATGCAAACAAAATTCACCGGAAAATTGCAAGATGATAGATTAAATTCCTGCACGTATAGATGATTTCCCCTTTTTCATGTTAACCGAGTAGATAGATTCAATATTTAACATTATGAACAAAGAACATTACATCCTTTTCAAATGTTCGATCTAGAGAGTTTTCACATCACCTTCATATTAGAGCAAGAACCAAATCTTGATAAAGAACCAAATCCTTTTCAAATGTTCGATCTAGGGAGTTTTCACATCACCTTCATATTAGAGCAAGAACCAAATCTTGATAAAGATAAACATCTCTCTAGGGTATGAGAATAACGATATGGGTTTTCATTCGCATTTTCTACCTGTAAAACACAATCAACTCCAATCGGACAATCTGTAATGTAATTGCAATCTTCATCTAAAAACAAAACATATCATTCTATTAAACATTGGTAGAGTTGttggagtgtggttcatacCCCCTATTAATAGGAAAACACGAGGGTCCCATATTTTATTGGTATTTTAATTAGGGTCCATGAATAGCTATTGTTAAGTATAATCTcattctcttgtaattgaaagTTGTAACGGAGATATGCGGagtactaattatagtggaatccctTATTGAAAGTAGCCCTAATTTTagggtgaatcgggataaaaatcttgtatctcgatttctttttcacgtctttactttttatttggtTGTGTTTATACGTCTAATCCTAAGAAGTGTGACATGTTTTCGTGCATCACACGGGTTTCATTCTGAAGTACCTACTATGGTCAAGATAACATTTGGCTATATGCAAGTACAGAAAAATATTGAGTTTTGGCTCAATGGGAAGGGCTTCTTGAGTTGAGGGTCAAACATTGGTGACTCTACCAATCAGATTATTTCCTTAAATGACAAGTACTGCCTAATGTACTGCGCACGACAGGTACCTTAATGAATATCTTTGGTTTCCCCGCAAGAAGAAAGAGTATCCTATGGAGGGAATCTGGAGCTGGTTCCAAAGGAGACGAAATATCACGTGTCATTCGGAGCATACACAAGGGAATCTTCacacagaaaaacaaaaacaaaaacaaaatttgatGCAGGGGGTTGACAATCATTTGCATTTCACCATGTCAAATGACTGCCGGGCCATtcgctttatttatttattactgTTTGGTATATTTAAAGTGTTTCTTTTATTGCAGAGATGGGCCAATGATAGAGTTGCTTTAACCAGAATTTTGTATGTTTAAGCCCCGGTTTGCTTTCGTTGCCATCCATTCACGGCCCTGATGGTGATGGGATGAAAGTGAATTGGATCGGATTGAAATGACACGAAAAAGGTCATATCCATCTTCACGTAACAATCAGAGATGCATAATTCGAGATATTTGTGACGAAAGCACAGAGATCACAAGTTAATTGAGTTTAAAGATGACTAATAAGCGGTGACTTTTTCTCAACCATGGTAAGAATTGTTGAACTATGGTCACAAACAAAGGACGGAATGCTTGGGCCATCCATGTGAATTTGTATAGTATCAACGATCCTAATTGAAATGGTACGAAAGAAAGCAGATCTCTAAACAGTCTTAGACATGAGGTGTTACGATCTCTATTGAGATATTTTCTCACGTCACATGATGATAGATCTTATATGCTTTATATATTCATATAATTTTCTCTGTACCTATTAGTTTAAGGTTATAAGTTGGGCCttttaatataatattaaaGTCGGTGCTATCCATTTCGTGTATGTGCATAGCccctctcccaaaaaaaaaaaaaagtcaaatttcatGTGCCGCTATTATTACTCTTGCACGTGAGGATGTGTTGAAATATTATCTTGCattgcttgacaacgggtcATATGTCTTTTATATTAAGGAGTTACTCTTCACCTATTAGTTTAAGCTTgtggattggactttctatcAATCTCTAGTCTTTTGCCTTAATCAAGTTGTGATTATAAGTGTTCTAAACATATATCACATATTTAACCTATGTTCGAGGTACCTAACTTGTACAAAGTTCTCTTTGCCACTCATtcataaggtttttttttttccaatcaatttcatgGTGATGATATCAAAAAGGTGTTTGAATTGACCTTCCTTGCATTAGTTTTCTTGCTTACCCTGTACAACTTGCCAATGAACACGACatttatgaaaaagaaatactCAGCACAGCAGCTTTTTCAAATGGATGGCAAGGCAACAAAGGAACGTTAAGTCGTCTAGATCGAGAAGATCCCAGGCATCCAAAAACCCATGGTTCGCCGAAGTCGGTTTGACATGAGTGTTTTGCATCCGTCAGACGCGGGTGCTTCAGCTGCAGTAACATGTCCATGTCACTCCACTTTGTGCCGGCCTTCCCATTTGACTTGGACAATAGAACAAAGAAATGGTCCCCATTTCTCTGTCCATCTTCattaaaaatgtgattttccaAGAATTGCCTACCTTAGTTCTTGCTTAAAATTTCTTTCTTATGGTTCGTGTTCCTCGTTCACAAGTTATAGCTACTCATGTAGATACACGGGAACTGATTTGGTACTTATTACGATTCGTAACAAGAGGTGCAAGAATTAGGTAGCTCGTTGCATGACAGAATTTTCTATATGTTGATTGATCCGTATACTTAAAACTTAAAACTTGAGTGAGGATGAGACTAATTAGGTGCGTTGGTGGGTGCTCGATTGGATTTCTTTATGCTGAAAggctatttatttttaattgcatCGTCCCAGCAAAACAGTATCCTAGTATAGCCAAGCTGATTGGAAGCCTGGTGTTTACCTTTATCGTGATGGATATGTCAAAGAAAGAATCGCGTTGATCATTGTGGTCTTAGGTAAGGATGGCAATTCTTGCTACGACAAGAGAACACGACACGATGGGTCGAGGCTGATCAATTTCGTGTCAACCTACGAGACATAACTAATAGTCGTGTTGTGATAGTATTAACCCGCCATGAAATAGGCTTGCATTTCCTTTTAAATAAATGGGTTAGTGTCCACACGGCCTGCTTCACccttaaaataatttaattaggACAGCTATTATACTCATGTTATTTACTATTTACAATTTTAAGTTGATGATATTTTTATTGCCTATGAGTGGGTTGTTTCATTCAATTTCAATAGATTGTTAACAGGTTAttgtaatttgaaaaagaaagacggAGAAGTGTCGAGTTTTTGCTGTTGGGTTGATTTCGTGCCGTGGTGTGGAATTGCATCGACCTGTCTACCCAATATGTGATTGTGTTACACAAATTGTGTCTTGTCTACTTGCTAATTTCGATGTTGTGTTCGTATTTTGATAACTAGGTCGACAAGACTAATCGTGTCATTTTCGGTTAACCTATTATGTAGTATATTGTTGTGTCAAGATGACACAACCATGACTCAGGAACATAAATTGCCAGTCCCTAGTTTTAGG from Rhodamnia argentea isolate NSW1041297 chromosome 2, ASM2092103v1, whole genome shotgun sequence encodes the following:
- the LOC115751473 gene encoding chalcone synthase-like, which gives rise to MASSYGKIQEALKKPQGPATILAIGTANPPNIIYQADYPDYYFRVTNSEHMTLWKDKFRRICEKTMIRKRHMHITEDILKQNPSMCTYGVPSLNARQDILVPSVPELGAEAAVKAIEEWGRPQSKITHVIFNSTSGWHMPGADFSLAKLLGLEPSVKRIMMYQQGCYVGGTILRMAKDIAENNPGSRVLVVCSEITLGSFNGPSEADPEFLVSQAFIGDGAAALIIGADPDASIERPLFQVISSSETVIPGSEGVIEGPLREMGLTISLSRSIAALVSDNMEEHLKEALRPLGIASDWNSLFWVVHTGGRETLDKIETKLRLNPDKLGATRHVLSEFGNMASSSVFFVLDEVRKRLTEKGEGREWGVLFAYGAGLTLDSVVLRSVITDPAL